GTCCTCCATTTGGACAGATCTTatgaaaaattgtacataaTCATTTGATTCCTACTGGGAAACAATGGAATGATTACACATCCTTTATGAATTTCAATCGCTGATTGAACTTCCATGGTAAATCTGATAATGGGAATCCAAATATTCAAAGGTTCCCTATTTCTGTCGAACTTGCAGCACTTTGATagtacaaataataaaataaaaataaaaacaatttgtcAAATTTTAACTCACAGAACCGAAAATAATGGATATAGAATTTCATAGAGGCTATGGATCacaaaatcttattttaaataTCAGAAGGTTAATTCAAGGGTGACACGACTTACCAAGCCTGGAGAGCTGTTGAGCTTTTCATTGACTTCAATTACTTTGCCTGAAACAGGAGAGTAAACATCACTGGTTGCTTTCACACTCTCAACAGCACCAAAACTGCTGCCTTGTGAGACAGAGGCCCCAGCTTCAGGCAATTCAACATAAACAACATCACCTAAGTGATCCTGAGCATGGTCTGTTATGCCTATGGTAGCTGAAATTCCATCAACTTTCACCCACTCATGAGAATCAGCATACTTTAAATCTTTCAAAACTGCAAgagaaaaaaacatatatagCGGGATAAGTCCAACAAAATACTTCAAACTCATAATAACTACACCTAAGTTGCAGTTACAATTTTTTCATATCAcagccaaaaaaattatttttagaattttgttagTCTCAATCATGATGTGTAACCACCTATACAGGCTGTCCGATATCTAGTGGCTGGGTCATTAGAATTTTAGACAGACTGAGTGTCTGTTTGGCTAAAGCTTATAAGctcagcttttagcttttagttttcATGTACAACTTTTTACAACTTCACTTTTTCAATatacaagtatattttagcaTACTTAAAGCAAAAAGCTAcataagttgttcccaaacaaacattaaaaataCATAATATGCATTCGCATGACAGAATCAGAGTCACCAACTTAATAAGCTTTAAGTAACAGACACTGACAATACATAATATGCATCCGCATGACAGAATTATAGGCACCAACTTAATAAACTTTAAATCAGACTAGTACACCAGCAGCTATCCCTCGGGCTTAAACCAAAGACCTTGTCATAGTTTTCAAACATGGATCAATCTACCCATCATCATTGAACCAATAATAAGATTATATATTGAATCCCTTAACAGAAagcttgtttttgtgtgtgtgagaaacAGACATGACACAACCAccaacaacccccccccccccccccaacgcAAATCTCACACACACCACACACAAGCAGACTTCATAATCTGCACCCAAGGTTGTACATCAAAGTTAACAAGTTTGAATTCCATGATTACAATGTTCTTGAAGGGCCAAAGCTTCTGGAATTTTAAAATTCCACATGATTGTTCATGGGGGTGGAGGAAAATTCTTAAACTCAGGGACCTATTCAGACCTCATCTTAAGTTTTTGGTGGGGAATGGGACTAATTTCTTTATATGGCATGTTAATTGGCATCCTAAGGGCCCATTGCTTCTGAAGTTTGGTCATAGTGTGATTTATGACTCAGCAAGTTCTGTTGATGCAAAACTTGCTAGTGTTATACAAGATGAAACTTAGATTTGGGACTATGCTAGATCTGAGAACCTGGTAGCTATTCTTAGCAAGCTGTCTTTAATTGAATTTGTTGATACAGATTAGGCATGGTGGATTCCTTCTAGTTCTGGAGTTTTTCAGTTGCTAGTATTTGGGATCAGATCAGAAAACACATACCTGAGGTTGCTTGGTGGAAGCTTATCTGGTTCTCTAATGCTATCCCTAGGTGTGCTTTTATCTCTTGGCTAGCAATAAGAGATAGGTTGTCTACTAAAGAAAGATTGGCAACAAGAGGCATAGGGAATGACACACTATGTGTCATGTGCAGGAATGCTGTGGAGAACAGGGATAATCTTCTCTTTGAGTGttccttttttcaaaaaaattggagaagaaTCAAACACTGGTGCTGCCAAGATAATATTGGGGATGATTGGGCTAACATTGTTGATTGGGCGGAGAAGAATTGGAGCGTAAAGTCTATGAAGGCTGTTTGTAGCAAGTTGGTTTTAGTGCAGCTATATATCATATTTGGGGACATAGAATGCTATTATCTTCCAAGGTTTGGTTAGAACTGAGGATCAGATTGTGGATTTCATCAAAAAGCAAATTAAGTTTCGGATTTAGGGAGGAAAGCTTTATGCTAGTTTCCAACATAAATCAAGAACTCTGTTATCGTTGGGGGTTTGCAGATTCTGTTCTTATTAGGATTTCTTAGCTCATGGATTATACAAACTATTCCTTATgggtttttttgggggggagtTGTTATGTGGATAGattgttggttttgtttgaGTCTGGTTGTTTTGGTGCTATTTGTGCTCTGTCAATTGATTTCTTTGTTGTTATAGCCTTGCTCTAGCCAGCAGGTTTGTAGTAACTGTTGTTGTTGGCTTGCCTTTCTAGGAgccttgtttgtttgttgtttgtaCTTTGTTGCTGGGTTTCCCAGCGTGTTCtcaataaaatttcttgattatcaataaaataaaaaaatttagcatggCAAGCCCTAGAGGCAAGATATTTCTCTGTTAGAATTAGAGTTAATCCATTGCACCTTCAAAAACATAATCTTGAAACAATGCAAAATCCCAATATCAATGCAAAATCCCAATATCAAAGTTCAGATTATACCTATGTACCCACTCTGCTATAAATTCTTTTCTACCCTTCAGCCTAGGTAAAGATCTATCAACATTAATTGAGCATCTTTTGTACAAAGACTACAGTTGGCACCAACCATGCACTGTACCACAACACTTTGAGGAAGACATATGGTTTTCAACATGGCAACACTTTAAACACAAAGTTATGCATCTAACTCCAAAGGTGAAGCAGCCATGCCTATGACCAGACTGTTAGAAAATTTTCTCCTAACAATTTGGCATACCAAACCTTGAAtctattttttttgagaaatttaacTGTAATCAATCTTGATCAATTAATATAAGACAAGGTACTCTAAACAAAATTGAGCATGAATATAGTACCCATCctttaaacaaacaaacttagGACAATTGAGCAAGGTCCTTAGTCTCAAGCAAgctcaatatttttttctgtAAAGTAGAAAGCTACTCAAGTCCTTCCAACAGCAAACCGGGAAACAATCAAATCAAAGACCTCTCAGCCAAACCCAGCCATAATATCATGATGGTGAAATATCATTCCAAAAAGCATAAATTGCAATGAAATGGGCCAATGACATATCAAGCACACACTAACTAACAATGTTGATAAAATCCCTTATACTTGTGCAACTTTCCTTCTTTAAAGGCCACATAAgctatttaattattaattggaCACAATACCATAAAAATTAGTTATTTGATAAGTATgaccataatttatttttaagaagatAAATAACGGCATTGACTAGAATTGAAATGACCCAATTGTTGGACTAAAGTTTTGTAATTCTTGCTACATTTTATATAATCATGTCAGATATAATACTTAAGCATTAGCTAAGTGCTAAATCCCAATCTCCCtcagaaaaatatttaaacattcaaactaAAAAGAGGAGGCATGGGTTACTTCAGCGATGTAGCGCCTGGTACTCAAATTTTTGCTCAAGGCATTTTCTCTACCCCCTTCTTACGCTGAAAAAGAAGGGGCAGCTTGAAGCCAAATTCTGGGCTTGAGAGATTGCCACATTTACCGATCCTACATTTCACCTACTGACATTCCTTTGGCAGTGTATAACAATTAAGATATTAATATTTCATGTTGAATGGACACTTTCTTAGTCAATGAATAATCCTTTACAAAGGACTCTAAAAGGACTGGAACAACACTTGTCCACCATGTAAGTTCAATCATAAAACGGATACAAGCAAAGATTCAGAAAAAACCACAGCACTGCACTGCATGAATCGGAATAATGAAGACGTAAGCAAGCATAAAAACTATTAACATGTGATAAGCATAACTAGATCAGCATCACAATATTTCGTCTTCAGACCCAAGAAATTCAGCAAAACGCTGAAAATATACTTCCGAAAAAGGGTGGGTACAGCCCCACAATTTTAAAGCATAAAATGAATTAGCACAAGATGAAGGCAATACCATCAGCAACACTAATCTGTAAACGTAAACCATTTAATTTGTTTCCTTTACCAATACATTCTAATCAGTCTTCTTGCATTTAATACCAAATGATCAAAATCCAATAACTAACTGCAACAATTGAATtgcactaataaaaaaaaataaccctTTTCTTTAAAGTACCCATTTCAGACGATGACATAAACATACAAATATTATTATGATATCTGGATAAGTAACTGTACaaataaagaagagagaaaagttgGGGGGTATTGAGAATTTTATACCAGAAGAG
This genomic stretch from Quercus robur chromosome 4, dhQueRobu3.1, whole genome shotgun sequence harbors:
- the LOC126721099 gene encoding glycine cleavage system H protein 2, mitochondrial-like; amino-acid sequence: MACSRLMWATRAASYLRISVPFTLRVRGFSSVLKDLKYADSHEWVKVDGISATIGITDHAQDHLGDVVYVELPEAGASVSQGSSFGAVESVKATSDVYSPVSGKVIEVNEKLNSSPGLINASPYENGWIIKVEMSDKDETNKLMGSDQYSKFCEEEDAKH